A single genomic interval of Rhododendron vialii isolate Sample 1 chromosome 3a, ASM3025357v1 harbors:
- the LOC131319057 gene encoding F-box/LRR-repeat protein At3g48880, whose amino-acid sequence MEEGASIGRRWEEMDIDILVRIFQSFDIFELTSGIAQVCSTWRLAACDPLLWRTLDLSMLKSNFIKIPLEPYVYVDGRSDKTLTKVLKIALNLSRGNIQKLIFHFNLYVSDDQLTYTAERCPRLKRLVMPAWNRIKKTGICRAIRMWEDLESLTMPSIANPPYLMEEISRNCKNFSELKIMGPCDTSFASTLVACLPTLKVLSLRCSTILKDALIIILDELPNLEVLNISHCLLIEVPPSPAPKKVLKEIDESILEKASRLREFLTCMDNSCVMCQRARSDEGLMRWYKYEEGLWKTDEVRSLAL is encoded by the exons ATGGAAGAAGGTGCATCGATTGGGAGAAGATGGGAGGAAATGGATATCGACATATTGGTGAGGATATTTCAGTCTTTTGACATATTTGAGTTGACTTCTGGTATTGCTCAAGTTTGTAGCACATGGCGTTTGGCTGCTTGTGATCCCCTGCTGTGGAGAACTCTTGACTTATCGATGTTGAAGTCTAACTTCATCAAAATCCCATTAGAACCATATGTTTATGTGGATGGCCGGTCTGATAAGACGTTAACAAAAGTGTTGAAGATCGCTTTGAATCTAAGCAGGGGAAATATACAAAAGctaattttccattttaatcTGTACGTCAGCGATGATCAGTTGACTTACACTGCAGAAAG GTGCCCACGGCTAAAACGACTTGTAATGCCAGCTTGGAACCGAATAAAGAAAACTGGAATATGCAGGGCTATCCGCATGTGGGAAGATCTCGAGTCCCTCACAATGCCAAGCATAGCAAATCCGCCATACCTCATGGAAGAGATTTCAAGAAACTGCAAGAACTTTTCCGAACTCAAAATCATGGGCCCTTGTGACACCTCCTTTGCATCCACATTAGTTGCATGTCTCCCGACCTTAAAGGTTCTAAGCCTCCGTTGCTCAACCATATTGAAAGATGCCCTCATCATTATCTTGGATGAGTTACCGAATTTAGAAGTGCTAAATATATCTCACTGTCTCCTTATCGAAGTCCCTCCGTCTCCTGCACCAAAAAAAGTGCTCAAGGAAATCGACGAGTCTATTCTGGAGAAGGCTTCTAGGTTGCGCGAATTTTTGACTTGCATGGATAACTCGTGTGTTATGTGCCAGAGAGCTAGAAGTGATGAAGGGCTGATGAGGTGGTACAAGTATGAAGAAGGGTTGTGGAAAACAGATGAGGTAAGATCGCTTGCGCTTTAA